Part of the Terriglobales bacterium genome, CGGTTCATACAGCGCCCAGAACCTGGAGCCGGTTATTTACCGCATCGAGGTACAGGCGCGCGGCTTCAAAAAGGAAGTCATTGAGAACGTCAAAGTGGATACCGCAACAACGGCAACCAAGAACGTTGTGCTGCAGCCGGGAGCGACCACTGAGACGGTTGATGTCACCTCGGACGCGCCGCTGATTGACACCCAATCGGGCACTGTTGGCCAAACCGTTACAGAGCGCCAGATCGCGGACATTCCGCTGAACAACCGAAGCGTGCTTGACTTGGCCATCACTGCTCCTACGGTGAATGGAGTCGTTGGCACTGAAGATCCCGGCGTCACCGCGGGGGCACCGGTCCCTGGTTTCAATTTGAGTTTGGGTGGCGGCCGTCCGGGAAGCTCCGCGATCCTGGCCGATGGGGCCAACAATACGGGCATCGGAATTGCGCGCGAAGTCGTAAGCTTCACGCCCGAGACGGTGCAGGAGTTCACCGTACAGACCTCGGCCTATTCGGCGGAATACGGCCAGACCGGTGGCGGTGTTATTAACGCGACTACTAAATCGGGAACGAATGATCTGCGCGGCACGGCGCTGTGGTATACACGCAACCCCTCGACCAGTGCAAGACAGTTTACGACACAGCTCAATCCTCCTCCCAACAATCTGCGCAGCAACCAGGGTTCGCTGACGGTGGGCGGACCGGTGGTGATCCCAAAGCTTTATAACGGCCATGATCGGACTTTCTTCTTCTTTGCCTTCGAACCCCGCTGGCGCCAGGACTTCCTGACGGTGGGCTCACTGCTTCCCACTGACGCCATGCGCAACGGGGACTTCACCGGCTTAACGCGCACGACCAGCGGCTGGCTGCCAAACAGTGTGGCGCAGCAATTTAGTCTCGCGTCGGTCGGGCCTGCCACAATTTTTCGGCAGTTCACTCTCGGAGCCAATGGCCAAATGACGCCTTTGACCACTCCTGTCCAGTTTGCCACACCTAACGTAATCCCCCAGAACTACTTGGACCCAACGGCGCTCAAGGCGCTGCAGTTCATGCCGCACGCGGGCGCATATTTCCTGGATGCGAATGGAAACGTAAAGAATTTTCTGGTCCATCGCTTTGTGCAGCAGAATGAAACCCGTTATACAGCCAAGGTAGACCATACCCTTACCAACTCGAACCATATGAGCTTCCGCTACACGCTGGTTCCGGCGGTAGGCACAACTGGTTTCGGCAGTGACGTGAATGGCAATGGCGGATCCTACAGCTATTCTCAGCAAGCTGTGATTTCAGATACTCAGACCTTTTCGTCCAGCATAATGAACGAGGTGCGTCTCGACTACACGCGCGGCACATTCAGCAACGACTTTTCGCCGCGGTTCAACATCAAGTCAGGCGAAAACCTGGCCACGGAGTTGGGGCTCCCCAGTCTTACCAAGGGTGGAACGCCCCTCTTTCAAGTCAGCACGGATGCGAATGGGTTCGACGCCTTTACTAATATCGGTTCTTCGGGATCTACGAACAATTACAACGTTGAAGAGCGATACAACATCGCGGACACGGTTTACATGACCCGCGGCAACATGAACTGGAAGTTCGGCATTGATCTGGACCATTCGCTGCTGAATGTGATTCCATTTTTCGGCGCCTCGGGCGGCCGCTGGGACTTCAGGACTGCCCAGACCAGCATGGTGTTCGGCTCAACGTCCACGGCCAACGGAGGGAATCCGTTTGCCAGCTTCCTGCTAGGAGTACCCAACCTGGTGTTGGATCGCCCAGTCCTGATTTCGTACCACTACCGTTGGAACAGCGCCGCTGCATTCATACAGAATGACTGGAAGCTGAAACCCAACCTTACGCTGAATCTGGGCGTGCGTTACTCCCTGCAACTGCCGCGCGTAGAGAAAAACAATCTGCAGGGCGAGTTCCTGCCGCAGTTGGCACAAAGCTTCGGGCTGACTACACCGGTCACACTTCCTGGCAGCGGACAAGTGGTTAGCTCCATCATTGTCCCCCCGTTTGCTTACGCCGGACTTGGTGGACGGTCAAAGTACCTCACTCCAATCGAGCGTTACAACTTCGAACCGCGCATTGGTTTCGCGTGGTCTCCATTCTCAGGAGGGCGAAGCCTTGTGATTCGAGGTGGTTACGGACTTTCTCACGTTCCTCTTACGGGAAACAACCGGCTACCCAATCCTGATTTTGGCGGGACGGTCAATATATCAACCACGACGACCGGATCAACCGGCGCAGTTGATCCGACCTCTGCGGTACGATTGTCAAGCAATCCGCCGCTCTTGAATCCTTCGCTTACGCCGCAGACCGCGCTGAACATCCCCACAAACGGGCTGGTTTATCTGGGCAGTTTGGGTATTCCGGGATTCGCGGTTTCGAATAATTCAAAGATCCCCTATGTGCAGAACTGGAATTTATCCATGACGTGGGAGCCGTTCCGCAATACCATCTTCCAACTGGGCTATCTCGGCAGCAAAGGAACGCATCTGTTCCTGCCGCAGATTAATTCCAATCCTCGTGACTTCAACCTTATCGAGGCCATGGACACCGCGACGCAACTACCTCCCGGTGCTACGAAGACCGGTACTCCGGCAACGCCAGATACCACTATTGTTGATCCACTTGGCCGCAGAGATCTGGCTGGAAATCCGCTTTCGATACCTCTAGGAAGTCTGGCAAGTGTGTATGGAGGTTTCAATAATCTCTTTACCTATTTTGATTCGGGGGGAAGCAGCATCCTTCATGCCGGCTATGTAAGTATGCAACGGCGAGTGGGCACAGGCCTGACGTTTACCGCCAACTATACCTACGGTAAATCCATTGACAATGCCTCCGACGCCGGTCCTGACAAGAACGTGCTTACGTCAGGCACGACGCAGGGCGGTGATGTAACCTTTGGAGCGCCGCTTAGCCTTGATCGCTCGGTATCTGCCTACGACGTCAAGAATGCGTTTAGCGCGACTTACATCTATGACGTCCCGTTCGGGCAGGGCCACAGGTTCCTGACCAATGCGGGGACACTGCTCAATACTCTACTGGGCGGCTGGACTACGAGCGGGGTCTTCCGGCTGCAAAGTGAATATCCTTTCTTGCCGACAATCTCAGACGCGAACGGCCTGAACGCTACCCTGACGCACACCGTTCGTCCAGACATTGTTCCCGGCGTGCCGCTGATTAACCCAAATTACAACCGCAACTGCATAGCCAGCAGCGTTTGCGAACCTTACCTCAATCCCGCGGCATTTATGCGTCCCGTGAAGGGCCAATTGGGGAATGCCTCTCGTACTCTTGATGTCCGTGGACCGATACAGCAATACTTCGACGTCTCGGTGCAGAAGACTTTCAGTCTCGGCGGCGACGGTAAGCGCAGATTGCAGATCCGCGTGGATGCTGTCAACGTTCTCAATCATCCTATCCTCCAGTTGACTTCCGGTAACTCCGGTCCCGACTTTATGGGCGCGCCCAATGAAGGTACTATCAGTGTCGCCTATCCGTCGGGCGTGGCAACCCCCACCAGTCTCACAAACGCAGAATACGCCGCTTGGGCGGCTTTCAACGGGCAACCGGTGTCAGCAGGTACCTTGAACTCGATTGAAGCGATGGTGGACAGTTTCCGGGCGAACGGTGGCAAGGGCGCGTTGCCACTGGACTTCTTCCATATTCAGCTTCCCACGGGCTTTGCCACCACAAACGCAAATGCCTTCGACATCAGAACTTTAAACGGGTACAAGCTATGGCGCCTGCGGCAAGCCTACAACCCCAACTTCGGACAACTTCGTGATCTCGGATTGCCGCGTTACATCCAGTTCGGTATAAAGTTTTATTTCTGATCGAAGCAGCATACATTAGCACCTTCGTAATTCTTCAGCCGGTGGTGGGATCAAACCCGCCGCTGCCGCTGAACGCGCTTTACGAGAAAATCAAGAACCTGGCTTAAAGTGACATTAAAGCATTGTGGATCCTGATTACATATCCGCAGAAATAGCGGAGGTAAGAGTATTTACACGTGGAGGATTTAATAGTGCAAACAAGGCGCCTTTCGGTTGTCGCCGTCGTTGCAATCGCCATGGCCTTGTTCCAGGGAATAGCCCCGAGAACCGCCCTGGCCCAGCCCAGCAAGACAAATTTCAAATTCAGTTTCGGACAGGGAAAGGCTGAACGGGATTATCTCCAGGTTTTGCCAACCGCCGCCT contains:
- a CDS encoding carboxypeptidase regulatory-like domain-containing protein, which gives rise to MILLLSVWAAAQSNRGGISGTVTDQHGLIVADATVVITNVGTNEGIRLHLSSAGSYSAQNLEPVIYRIEVQARGFKKEVIENVKVDTATTATKNVVLQPGATTETVDVTSDAPLIDTQSGTVGQTVTERQIADIPLNNRSVLDLAITAPTVNGVVGTEDPGVTAGAPVPGFNLSLGGGRPGSSAILADGANNTGIGIAREVVSFTPETVQEFTVQTSAYSAEYGQTGGGVINATTKSGTNDLRGTALWYTRNPSTSARQFTTQLNPPPNNLRSNQGSLTVGGPVVIPKLYNGHDRTFFFFAFEPRWRQDFLTVGSLLPTDAMRNGDFTGLTRTTSGWLPNSVAQQFSLASVGPATIFRQFTLGANGQMTPLTTPVQFATPNVIPQNYLDPTALKALQFMPHAGAYFLDANGNVKNFLVHRFVQQNETRYTAKVDHTLTNSNHMSFRYTLVPAVGTTGFGSDVNGNGGSYSYSQQAVISDTQTFSSSIMNEVRLDYTRGTFSNDFSPRFNIKSGENLATELGLPSLTKGGTPLFQVSTDANGFDAFTNIGSSGSTNNYNVEERYNIADTVYMTRGNMNWKFGIDLDHSLLNVIPFFGASGGRWDFRTAQTSMVFGSTSTANGGNPFASFLLGVPNLVLDRPVLISYHYRWNSAAAFIQNDWKLKPNLTLNLGVRYSLQLPRVEKNNLQGEFLPQLAQSFGLTTPVTLPGSGQVVSSIIVPPFAYAGLGGRSKYLTPIERYNFEPRIGFAWSPFSGGRSLVIRGGYGLSHVPLTGNNRLPNPDFGGTVNISTTTTGSTGAVDPTSAVRLSSNPPLLNPSLTPQTALNIPTNGLVYLGSLGIPGFAVSNNSKIPYVQNWNLSMTWEPFRNTIFQLGYLGSKGTHLFLPQINSNPRDFNLIEAMDTATQLPPGATKTGTPATPDTTIVDPLGRRDLAGNPLSIPLGSLASVYGGFNNLFTYFDSGGSSILHAGYVSMQRRVGTGLTFTANYTYGKSIDNASDAGPDKNVLTSGTTQGGDVTFGAPLSLDRSVSAYDVKNAFSATYIYDVPFGQGHRFLTNAGTLLNTLLGGWTTSGVFRLQSEYPFLPTISDANGLNATLTHTVRPDIVPGVPLINPNYNRNCIASSVCEPYLNPAAFMRPVKGQLGNASRTLDVRGPIQQYFDVSVQKTFSLGGDGKRRLQIRVDAVNVLNHPILQLTSGNSGPDFMGAPNEGTISVAYPSGVATPTSLTNAEYAAWAAFNGQPVSAGTLNSIEAMVDSFRANGGKGALPLDFFHIQLPTGFATTNANAFDIRTLNGYKLWRLRQAYNPNFGQLRDLGLPRYIQFGIKFYF